The genomic DNA tttttgtgtttatattgttgttcagtataaGAAGAGTAGCCAGCAGTTAAAGTGTACATTTTTCTGCGTCggtactctgtctggggtggaaaggtaggcctaactTTTGAAAGTACTATGCTTAGCTTCATAATGACATCTCAGAATTAATTATTTACAAACAGGGACATTTTCATTGCAAACAAGATTCATTGATTTGGCATTGAAGAAATATGATAAGATGAATGCATAGGCCTATCTCTCAGACTCTGTCCTTCTTAGCCTGTAatggtgtgtggtattaaaaaagATTCTCCTAAGGTCTGCAGTCATGTAAATTGATGTAGAATTGCATGACGATTACATCCatgtaacccttattataaataatgTACACTCCCCTTCTTACACCACTGCATGTGACCTAACACGGACGCCCCtataatctacacacacacacacacacacacacacacacacacacacacacacacacacacacacacacacacacacacacacacacacacacacacacacacacatataatccaCATTATATACAGCAGAGGGTGTCCAATTACTACCCAACTTAATTACCTCACGTTGAAATGACACTTTATGACATCCACTTTATTCCCTCATCTTCAACCTCGGATTGTTTAGTCTATTGAccttcttctactactactagtactactagtgTATGGGGTCACACTAACAATGCCATAGATGGGGTGATGGAAGACTATTGACCACCTTAGCATACTTACTCTGAGAATTCCAGTAAGGATCTGTTAGAATAGCCTCGTATTACCAGACTTTACATTGCACATGAATATATATGTTAGATCTGTGTTGGCATTTAGGGTTGTGGTTAATCGTAACAACATTCTGTACTTAACCACAGAAGGATTTTTCTCAGTTTTACTTCCTCTTCACCCCCCTCTACTAGTGTTATGTTGCCCTTGTTGGCTTAGTAGTAAAATATCTCGAAGGAACACACCTAGGTGCATAGTCCGTTACAATATCAAATACCTTAATGGTGGCAGCACCTTGTAATGGAGACATTTTAAGATTAATAAAGTTCATATTCGGTTAAGAGTCATTTTCTGTGTTCTATTTGAGACACTAATTTGGGTACGGGTTAGATTAGAGAGTTTAACAGTCACTTGTACAGGGTTGCAGATGTAATTACATGGTACAGTGAAATTCTTTAGCGCTGAGCACCAACAAAGCAGGacaaagtgaaataaaacaatacaaatatatgcaaatgtaaataataatatatagtgTACATATTAACAACTATGGGGTGGGGCAGGGTAAATGACAGATGAGGGGGGGTGGGGCTGTGTGTAAATGTACAtttggggagaagaagggaggacagggggagcagATTGCTGACGAGTGGTGGCTATtcagtatttattttttttaccattatttaactaggcaattcagttcattaagaaaaaaatattatttaaaatgacggcttACTCCGGACaccactgggccaattgtgcgctgccctatgggactcccaatgacagccagattcagcctggattcaaaccagggactttAATGACGCCTCTttcagtgagatgcagtgccttagaccgctgcgccactcgggagcccaatgtGTATGATGGGTTGATGGACACTAGACTTGATGCTAGACTTGATACTGAATGTTCATGATTGTTAAGTGATTGGCGCCAGACTGGAGGTACAAGGACCAAGGACACTGATTGATATTGTATTCTGTGACACTGTGATTCTGTAGCAGCTGATCTTGtgacttcctacaagcctctcattgggtgtttacagaacattggTGCTGTCCCACTTGGCAGACATCAACTCAactttcattgaaatgacgttgaacaacgttgattcaaccaataTGTGCCCAGTGGGGTGAGATTTGAATATAAGGACCTGCTTAGAGAAGGCGAGTTAGTCATTTTCTCTGCTTCTGTACTGGAGGTGTCTCCCTGTTGCAACTTGTAATTTACTTTATtgaagggggcagtattcggaagtttggatgaccgatgtgcccaaagtaaactgcctgttactcaggcccagaagctaggatatgcatgtaATTGGTAACACTGAAGTTTCTggaactgttaaaataatgtctgtgagtataacagaactgatatggcaggcaaaattcTGAGGAGAATCCATCCAGATTTTTGGGGGGGAGGTCACAGGCCATTTCAATGCTTGTCTGTGGGATATTCAAAGGAATTCCTCCAAGATTGCAGttcatatggcttccactagatgtcaacagtctttagaaagggtttcaggcttgtgtTTTGAAAAATGAGCAAGTAGTTGTAGTTTTTTAAGGTGTCTCTCATTAGGACTCTAGTCTTGTGGCGCGCATGGATGAGGGCGcgcacttcgttatttatctccggtattgaACATACTACATTCAGTCTTAAatgttattgtttatttacatattagggtacctgaggattgattacaaacattgtttgacttgtttggacgaagtttaccggtaacgtttgggattcctttgtctgcatgttgaacgagtggaacgatggattactgaatcaaacgcgccaactaAACTtacttttttgggatataaaaaaggactttatcgaacaaaacaaccagttgttgtgtagctgggacccttgggattgcaaacagaggaagatcttcaaagttaAGTAATTTATCTTATTGCTATTTTTGATTTGTGTGATGCCTCTGTTGGTTTGAAAAGTGTTTTTAATGCTggtgtatgcggggcgctgtactcagataatcgcattgtatgctttcgccataaagcctttttgaaatctaacAACgaggttggattaacaagaagttaagcttctaaacgatgtaagacacttgtattttcatgaatgtttaatattatgaTTTTTgcattttgaatttcgcgctctgcaatttcaccggatgttgtcgaggtggggcGCTAGCGGAAcacctagcccaaagaggttttaacgACCACTCTCATTTTTGTCCAGCTATTACACAACTACACTAAGAAATCATATGTCTCCACagtggtcatgtagcctgatcccagatatATTTGTGATGTCAGCTCCTAAGGCCAATGGGACCAGGCAAGCAATTTTCTGCCCTCAGATGAAAAGATGCTACAGAGATTATTGTGTGCAATCTGAAGGGCCCAgtgcctcccctcctctctccttcacctcacCCTTCTGCTGCTGTCACTGGGATGATGTCTTTACATGCCGTTGCCATGGACACCACATGAAGGGCCAGATAGGAGGGGACCAACACAATAAACTCTTATTAAATTAAACCTGCAGGCAGCAATCGGTGGGCTACAGATCAAAAAGAGGCATGTGCAGCTTTCAAAAACACATTAATACAGACAGAAATAGTACCTACCTATATCAGCATCATCAAAACACTAATTACATTGTATTTGACTGTTCGAAGTGCACTAGACCTTAATCTGTTCTCTATTCTCATATACCGACTGCCAATGCAAATGTGTTCCTTCTGTTGTTGCTAGGGACCTATAGAGATACAAATGTTATATTATGGGAGTATGAAGCAACTTATATACTGCCATGTACATGTAAACAGGATATTACACACTATGTCATCCAGACTTATATAATTGAGCCCATCAGCTGACTATTTTCCTCACAACAACAAGAGCCTTGTGGTGCTCAACAGCCCCTCTTGTGGATGAAGACAGGTCGGGATGATTAATTTTCACCATAGTAGATCAAAATGGTCAGCTTTCTAAGACCTGTTTTACTTGAGTGCAATAGATTTTAGTTTATTAATtcgaccatttaaaaaaacaagcacATATAAAACGTGAAAAAGCCATACATGCACATGAGTAAAATcattgaggataacacacaaagtctgggacttattgtTACGTCCGTCGTTAGATgaatgagaccaaagcgcagcatggaaagtgttcatgatttttaataaaacaacaaattACAAAACCGAACGTAAAGTTCTGCAGGGCTAGAAAGCAACTATGCAAAAACAAGATTCCATAAtctaaggtgggaaaaagggctgcctaagtatgatccccaatcagagacaacgataaacagctgcctctgattgggaaccatactaggccaacaaagaaatagaaacatagatttgcccacccaagtcacaccctgacctaaccaaatagagaataaacaaggctctctaaggtcagggcgtgacacttatttccattgtggtcctcttgagacaagATGGCTAGACAAGATCGAACACAGTATGGCagtgaaataataaaacaaaaacatagaagaagaacatctatctcatcattccAGTTACATCATATGGGTTATTCATATGGGTACAGAAGACATCAACCATATTTTTACCTTATTTTTAAAGCTGCCCAGTGAGGACGTTTATTTTATGGGATGAGGCAACTCATTCCATTCTGAAGCTCCAGTATACAAGAAAGTACCTTTCCCAGCATTACTCCTGAACCTGTATAAGCACACATCAGCAACACCTGATCTGGTGTTGTGATTGTGTGCATAACTAACACGAGGAAAGTAATCACTTAGATATCTGGGCGCAGGACAataaatactcctgtaaaccaaacctagtctaatctgggacaccctagcctcaacaggcagCCAGTTAAGTTCCTGAAAGCAGCTCCTGCCTATGTCAGCCCTGACATCAGCTCCTGCCTAGCTCCTGCCACCTTCAATACTACCCTGATCAGCTTATTCTTGGCTATCTGGAGCTTCCCCTTTATTAGTTTAGATACACCcccaaaccaggaagtactagCATAGTCAAAATGGCATTGAATGAGGGCAGTAGCTAGCACTTTCATGGAGTCCTTATCAATCAGCTTGGATTTTCTAGCCAAAAACTTAGTCCTGGCATTAACCTTCCCTAGCACTTTTATTGGCCATGCTCACACCTCCCAAGCTTCCATCAAGGATACATCCCAAGTAGCTAACAGAGGTTTTCGTAGTCAGCACCACACCCCATTATTCCACACTGATTTCAGAGGACCTACTCAATTTAGGTCTGGATCCAAAAATAATTGCCTCAGTTTTCCCAAAGTGCAGAGATAGCTTATTATCTCCAAGCCAACTCATTGCTTTTGCTTGAGACAGTGAACCATTAACCTCTACTATTTGCTCCATTCCTGATAAATAGGACTTTACCCATCCTAGAGGGATACTGCTTAACCCCAGTGCCTCCAGTTTGGAGATTAGGAGACAGTGGTTAACTGTATCAAAGGCCTTCTGTAGGTCAAGCAGTACCATTCCACAGAGATTTCCTTCATCTTTCCTGATGAAGTTAGTCAAGTAAAGTAGACATGAATCAGTGGAGTATGTTTTTCCAAAACCCGACTGAAAATCATACATTAGACCTTGTTTGTTAACATATTCATACATTTGCTCATGTACAACTCTCTCCAGGACCTTTGATGTTACACAGAGGATAGATATAGGCCTATAATTTccagggtcagactttatcccctTCTTATACAGAAGTATAACTTTAGCTTGTTTCATGTCCCTGGGAAAGGTACATTGTTCAAGAGAGAGATTAACGATATGCGTACTACAAGGGCCAATTTGATCAGCAGAATCTATAAGAAACCTTGCAGGAATATTATCCAGGCCTGTGGCTTTGGAGCATTTAAGCTCTGCCAGCATACTGACTATTTTGGCTGTTGCTACCTTTGCAAAAGAAAAATAGTTTGGCTGAACCCCTATCTCTACATAATACTTCTTGACTCCTTTGCTTCCATACAAACCAGAACTGGTGGGCAGCTTGCTAACCAGTTTGCTGGCAACATAAGTAAAACAAATAGTTGAATTCATTGGCAACATCATATATCATCTCCCCCCCTGATGTTCAATCCAATACTGTTTAGTTTGTTTTTGGTAATACTACCACAGCCTAGTTTCTTAAACGATTTCCAAAGCTTTTTAGGGTCATTTTTGTTCTCAATTATTTTCTCAGCAAAGTAACCCCTCttagcttcatccatcctgctctgtgcttaaTTTCTGTGACGTTTATATAGGACAAAATCAGGCGGCTCTTGAGAGTTCTTACATTTTTTAAAGGCCTTATTCCTTGCTTGGATAGATTCTAGAATCTCATGATTAAACCAAGGGCTAGATCTCTGCTTTACCCTGACCCGTCTAATGGGAGCCATCACATTCACCACATCAAGGAATCTACCTTTAAAGACTTCCCAGGCACTGTCTACCCCCACACTATCTAGCACAGGTGACCATAGGACACATAATTCACATTTACatttcaattacatttacatttacaattaACAATACACATCTTCATTTAAATTACATTTACAATTAACAATTAACAATACACGTTTACATTTCAATTACATTTACAATTCACTATACACATTTACATTTCAATTACATTTACAATTCACAATACACATTTGCATTCTACAATTCATAGGACACAGGGTATTAGAATTAGAAGTAATGTGTTGATGAAGATGTATGACCAAATTGGTGTGATGGGTCTCACTGTGAGCCTGATTGGCGGTGTCATGTCCAGGCCTGCCCTGTGATTGGTTGTTATTTCCAGGCCTGCCCTGTGATTGGTTGTTATTTCCAGGCCTGCCCTGTGATTGGCTGTCATGTCCAGGCCTGCCTTGACAAGGCTGTAACAGGGGTGCTAGCAGGGGTACTTCAGTGAGGGGGTTGATACTAGAGCTCATCTCACAGCAGGCACTGACAGCAGGGCtgctccctctcatctccctggACAGAGCAAGAGCAGCAAGTTATTTACAAGGGCCTTCACACCTGTCAGCTCTCTCAGGGTGGATCTTGGCCAGGCGCATACAggcctgacagagctgatgtctCTGATTTAATTCAATTCAATACAACTTTATTGGTTCCATTAGGACAACTAGTATTAACATTTTGTGAAGTGAACCGAGCTGACTAAATGCATCTTGAGAGAAATGTGTGGTGTGGTGAAAGAACACTTCTGAGTTGTTTTGAACCTTCATCTGCTCTGATCTCTACTTCCCAGAGGCTTGCATTTCATGCATACTGGAGTTCAATCAAATTATTGCATGGCAGGTGCCATTGTGAAGGGCTCAAAGAGGCAGTCTCAATGAGGGTTCCTTTGATCAGAGGTGATGTGACATGGAGAGACTTCTAAATCCCCACTTGTAGGCAAAGTAGAACAGTATCACACTGATACTTTCTTACTGGTAAATACACAAATCATTTTCTTTGCTACTGGCTTTTGTCACCATACTTTCTCCCATGTAAATTAAACCAGGGGTTACCAAACGTTTTCACTCCGGACCTCCCTTCCAGTTGGACCGAGTCCCCCCCAGTATTCGACGGATATAAAAATGTCACTGCAACTTTAATTTTTCTCCCGCGTCTTCTCCAAGAAGAAGTTGACAGGAAATTATTGGCAAATTTGGCGCCATTTTTGGAACAATTAGTCCGAGAGAGCTGTGCTTGTTTTTCCTTGTTTCTTCTGAGACTTTTATAGCTACTCGCATCCACGGTATGTACATGTTTACCATAAGATGTGTTTAATGCTCATGGCCAGGAAAGTATCACTTTGCGAAAACGCGCTAACGTTACTGAGATGAGAAGCTAGAGGTGGAGTTGCAACCACCGAATTTCACCGCTTAACGTTGGTTATTGCGTTCGTAAACGAATGCATGATTCGTTAGCTCGCTACGGGTCTTTATTCAAGACCGTTGAATATTGTTTCCGATGTAGCTAGATAGCCACTTTAAGTGCCGACATTAATAGACAACAAAAATTACTTGGTTATCAATGTTTTCTTCTAGTTGCAAAATGGTTATGGAGGAGGCAAACAAACTCATTGGCACAGGGAAGAGACATCTTGTCATGGGGGACGTGGTATCAGCGGCCAACTACCTTCAAGAAGCCTGCGGGATGTTGTGAGTAGGGGTGGAAGTCAAGTGACACACTGAAAGAATTGGTCTTTAAAAATATTCGCGATTACTTATTAATTTATTAATAAAtaatttaaccttttttttttcccccagagCCAAAAGGTATGGTGACACAGCAGATGAGTGTGGGGAGGCTTTCTTCCTATGTGGTAAAGCTCTCTTAGAGGTTGCTAGGTAGGTGTTCACTGTCCTTCACAGTATTTTAGTGATGTACCCCACTGAATGCTGGTCGTAAACAGTATTTTGGTCTCAGAACCACTGCTGTTACAGTTGTAACTaagacttaaatgtaatgttgtcATTGTGTCGCAGGATGGAGAATGGCGTCTTGGGGAACGCTCTGACAGGGGTtccagaagaagaggaagaggagaagccCAAAGACTCCAACATTGAAAGCACAGACAATGTTGATGGTAAGCATTTTGCATTGTTAAGCCACATGTAGTTGATGCTTTCCTAAAGGTACAGTGGTCATGTTGAAAAAAAGTATACCATTTGACCTAGTGGTTGTTGATCTCTCTGATAATGCTGTATATCAGATAATGCTGTATAATGTGGTAGTCACATTtacctgtttaaaaaaatatatatattacacgCTTCTCAATATACCTTTTTGTTATTATCACAGAGAAGACCAGGGATGACCTCAGAGTTCAGGTCTATGATGCCATGGCAGAAGAAGAGAAGAACGGTGAGAATGCAGATTCAGATAAGAACACAGTGGAGGAGACTGGAGGAGGCGAGGAGGGACAGACTGTGAACGGCCATGTTAACGGTTCTGACACCACGAACGGCGAGGAGAAAGTTATTGGAGAGAAGAAGGGTGACAAAGCTGAGACTAAAGAGTTATCAGACAAcccagaagaggaggatggaggttTGAGGCAAACCTGTCATAATGTTTACACAATATCTTTGATGCAAGAAAATAAATgtcatgcactcacacacacttctGTCAATGTTTCAGATGGTGAGGAGGGGGAAGAAAAGGTGATACTTCATCTACTACTGACCTATGTGTTCCTGCCGATGGTTTAGCTGTTGTAAAGTCAGTAAGTTAACATTCGATTACCGTTTAACCTCAGGAGGACATACCGGAGGACAGTGATGATGAGGAAGTGGGCAACCTGCAGTTAGCCTGGGAGATGCTGGAGGTGGCGAAGGTCATCTACAAAAGGTACGGTAGGAAATAAATACCCACTCGTCCCCGTTTTACCCTGCTATCCTCCAGTTGTTGTGTACGTGCTCAAGTCTATTCCAACAAATCAATTTGAGCCGTTGGATTGATGCATATGAGACAGACTTAACAGTTTGAGAGCCTGAGTTTGTTTGTGTTCTATTGAAGGAAAGAGGGTAAGGAGGACCAGCTCCTGGCAGCCCAGGCCCATCTGAATCTGGGAGAAGTAGCGGCTGAATCAGGTACTTTCTCAACCACCGCTGGTACTTTGGGTTGGCCCATTTTTGTAAGGATTGATATGGGGTTGGCTCATACATTGTGAGGTGTGTTCCTAACTATCTGTTTGATTTCCTCCCCAGGCAATTACAGCCAGGCGGTGGATGACTTCCAGGAGTGCCTGTCCCTACAGCTGAAGCACCTGGCCTCAGACAGCCGTCTGCTGGCCGAGACTCACTACCAGCTGGGCCTCACCCTCTGCTCTGACTGCCAGTACAGCCAGGCCATCGAACACTTCAACCACTCTGCTAGGGTTATCAAGAGCAGACTAGGTGAGGAGGTGAATGTGATCAGTGAGATTCTCATTTCGAAATGAATTGTTTAGATCAGTGGtaaccaaccttttctgagtagAGATTACTTTCGCAGTCAAAAAGCAAGCAGagatctactatatctatctAAGCAAAAAAAGGaacgtcctcactgtcaactgcgtttattttcagcaaacttaacatatgcaaatatttgtatgtacataagattgaacaactgagacaaactgaacaagttccacagacatgtgacagaaatgaaataatgtgtccctgaacaaaaggggggtcaaaataaaaaacagccaatatctggtgtggccaccagctgcattaagtaaggcagtgcatctcttcctcatggactgcatcagatttgccagttcttgctgtgagatgttaccccactcttccaccaaggcacctgcaagtttctggacatttctggtgggaatggccctagccctcaccctccgatccaacaggtcccagacgcgctcaatgggattgagatctgggctcttcgctggctatggcagaacactaacattcctgtcttgcaggaaatcactcacagaatgagcagtatggcattgtcatgctggagggtcatgtcaggatgagcctgtaggaagggtaccacatgagggaggaggatgtcttccctgtaacacacagcgttgagattgcttgcaatgacaagctcagtccaatgatgctgtgacacaccgccccagaccatgacggaccctccacctccaaattgatcccgctccagagtacaggcctcggtgtaacgttcattccttcgacgataaatgcgaatccgaccatcacccctggtgagacaaaaccgggtttcatcagtgaagagcactttttcccgtcctgtctggtcctctggcccagcaacggtgggtttgtgaccataggtgacattgttgccggtgatgtctggtgaggacctgccttagaacaggcctacaagccttcagtccagcctctctctgctTATTGCGGAcggtctgagcactgatggagcgattgtgcgttcctggtgtaactcggcagttgttgccatcttgtatctgtcccgcaggtgtgatgttcggatatactgaacctgtgcaggtgttgttacacgtggtctgccactgcgaggacgatcatcTGTCCGTCCTgtttccctgtagcgctgtcttaggcgtctcacagtacggacgttgcaatttattgccttggcctcatctgcagtcctcatgcctccttgcagcatgcctaagacgcgttcacgcagatgagcaggaactagaggtcgaccgattaatcggagtGGCTGATTTAATTAGGCCAGATttccaagttttcataacaatcggtaatagGCATTTTTGAACACCGATTAtggctgattacattgcactctgtgaggagactgcgtggcaggctgactacctgttatgtgagtgcagcaaggagccaaggtaaggtgctagctagcattagacttatcttataaaaaacttaacataatcactagttaactacacatggtctATTTattttatctagcttgtcctgcgttgcatataattgatgcggtgcctgttaatttatcattgaatcacagcctactttgccaaacgggtgatttaacaagcacatttcgcactgtcgttgcaccaatgcgtacataaacatcaatgcctttcttaaaatcaatacacaattatatatttttaaacctgcatatttagttaatattgcctgctgacatgaatttattttaactagggaacttgtgtcacttctcttgcgttctgtgcaagcagagtcagggtatatgcagcagtttgagccgcctggctcgttgcaaactgtgtgaagaccatttcttcctaacagaCCGTAATTCATTTGCCAggattttacataattatgatataacattgaaggttgtgcaatgtaacagcattATTTGGACTTATGAATGCCACCGGTTAGatgaaatacggaacggttctgtatttcactgaaagaataaacactttgttttcgaaatgatagtttccggattttaccatatgaattacctaaggctcatatttctgtgttattataattaagtctatgatttgatggAGCAGTCTGACTaagcagtggtaggcagcagcaggctcataagcattcattcaaacagcactttactgtgtTTGTctgcagctcttcgcaatgcttcaagcattgcactgtttatgacttcaagcctatcaactcccgagattaggctggcaatactaaagtacctattagaacatccaatagtcaaaggtatatgaaatacaaatggtatagagagaaatagtcctataataactacgaCCTAAAATGTCTTACCTGGAGATAtggaagactcatgttaaaaggaacaaccaatatgttctcatgttctgagcaaggaacttaaacgttagcttttttacatggcacatattgcactttaacttctaacactttgtttttgcattatttaaaccaaattgaacaggtttcatttatttgagactaaatttattttattgatgtattatatcaagttaaaataagtgttcattcagtattgttgtaattgtcatataTACACTgcacaaaaaaataaagggaatacttaaacaacacaatgtaactctaagtcaatcacacttctgtgaaatcaaactgtccacttaggaagcaacactgattgacaatacatttcacatgctgttgtgcaaatggaatagacaacaggtggaaattataggcaaatagtaagacacccccaataaaggagtggttctggaGGTGgggaccacttctcagttcctatgcttcctggctgatgttttggtcacttttgaatgctggggGTGCTtttactctagtggtagcatgagactgagtctacaacccacacaagtggctcaggtagtgcagctcatccaggatggcacatcaatgtgagctgtggcaagaaggtttgctgtgtctgtcagcgtagtgtccagagcatggaggcgctaccaggagacaggccagtacatcaggagacgtggaggaggccgtaggagggtaacaacccagcagcaggaccgctacctccgcctttgtgtaaggaggagcactgccagagccctgcaaaatgacctccagcaggccacaaatgtgcatgtgtctgctcaaacggtcagaaacagactccatgagggtggtatgagggcccgacgtccacaggcgGGGGTTGTGCTTAGAGCCCAAcgctgtgcaggacgtttggcatttgccagagaacaccaagattggcaaatttgccactggcgccctgtgctcttcacagatgaaagcaggttcacactgagcacatgtgacagtctggagacgctgtggagaacgttctgctgcctgcaacatcctccagcatgaccggtttggcagtcatggtgtggggtggcatttctttggggggccgcacagccgccctccatgtgctcgccagaggtagcctgactgccattaggtaccgagatgagatcctcagaccccttgtgagaccatatgctggtgcggttggccctgggt from Oncorhynchus keta strain PuntledgeMale-10-30-2019 chromosome 23, Oket_V2, whole genome shotgun sequence includes the following:
- the LOC118401926 gene encoding nuclear autoantigenic sperm protein-like; this translates as MVMEEANKLIGTGKRHLVMGDVVSAANYLQEACGMLAKRYGDTADECGEAFFLCGKALLEVARMENGVLGNALTGVPEEEEEEKPKDSNIESTDNVDEKTRDDLRVQVYDAMAEEEKNGENADSDKNTVEETGGGEEGQTVNGHVNGSDTTNGEEKVIGEKKGDKAETKELSDNPEEEDGDGEEGEEKEDIPEDSDDEEVGNLQLAWEMLEVAKVIYKRKEGKEDQLLAAQAHLNLGEVAAESGNYSQAVDDFQECLSLQLKHLASDSRLLAETHYQLGLTLCSDCQYSQAIEHFNHSARVIKSRLANVLEKAGGPEVAPEEKKEMEELKALLPEIQEKVEDATVGQKMAAAVAAEAVVQETLAGGSAFPTPSGSSQNGGASASIIQVRSTYGNAPSKSPASDISHLVRKKRKPGDSPVKENDSKKVKQETQVNSNRDNGVKDKMEVERQ